One window from the genome of Spiractinospora alimapuensis encodes:
- a CDS encoding ABC transporter permease, protein MSPTLTWATAVRILRQLAHDPRTIVMMLLAPPLLLFLMRYVFDDERFFDEIAPKLIAIFPFLVMFLVTSIATLRERRSGTLERLMTLPIGKLDLLVGYAVAFTLCAVVQVSLVLPVAFALGLDIAGSVPALAGIALMDAVLGVAFGLFLSAFAHTEFQAVQFLPAFVLPQILLCGLFTPRDSMNVVLEWISNVLPLSYAVSAIDGATQSTEFTSDVWGDLAVVAGFIAAALVLGAVTLRRRTR, encoded by the coding sequence ATGAGTCCGACCCTCACCTGGGCGACGGCCGTGCGGATCCTTCGCCAACTGGCGCACGATCCGCGCACCATCGTGATGATGTTGCTGGCGCCGCCCTTGCTGCTCTTCCTGATGCGCTACGTGTTCGACGACGAACGCTTCTTCGACGAGATCGCGCCCAAGCTCATCGCGATCTTCCCGTTCCTGGTCATGTTCCTCGTCACGTCGATCGCGACTCTCCGGGAGCGGCGCAGCGGCACGCTCGAACGGCTGATGACGCTGCCCATCGGAAAACTCGACCTGTTGGTCGGCTACGCGGTGGCGTTCACTCTGTGCGCGGTCGTCCAGGTGTCCCTGGTCCTCCCCGTCGCGTTCGCGCTGGGGTTGGACATCGCGGGATCGGTGCCCGCGTTGGCCGGGATCGCTCTCATGGACGCGGTTCTCGGGGTGGCGTTCGGGCTCTTCCTCAGTGCTTTCGCACACACCGAGTTCCAGGCCGTCCAGTTCCTCCCCGCGTTCGTCCTGCCCCAGATCCTGTTGTGTGGCCTGTTCACCCCCCGCGACTCGATGAACGTCGTCCTGGAATGGATCTCCAACGTGCTTCCCCTGTCCTACGCCGTTTCCGCGATCGACGGCGCGACCCAGTCCACGGAGTTCACCTCCGACGTGTGGGGCGACCTCGCGGTGGTCGCGGGCTTCATCGCGGCGGCGCTGGTGCTCGGGGCCGTGACGCTGCGTCGCCGCACCCGTTGA
- the proC gene encoding pyrroline-5-carboxylate reductase, translated as MIAILGAGKMGEALMSGLLGSGTDPSTVLITEPRDDHAAQISAKYGVEAVPADVAVTRADTVILAVKPQSMSALLREVAPLVRDDQLLVSIAAGISTESVERHLSTAGRKAAVVRAMPNTPALVGQGMTAIAGGTHALEEHLDQARRLLETVGEVVRVAESSMDAVTALSGSGPAYFYLMVESMVDAGVLEGLPRDTAERLVVQTISGAAAMLRESGDDAVVLRRNVTSPAGTTAAALRELERSGFRSAVASAIEAARNRGHQLSRE; from the coding sequence ATGATCGCGATTCTTGGTGCGGGAAAGATGGGCGAAGCCCTGATGTCCGGTCTGCTGGGCAGCGGCACCGACCCGTCCACGGTGCTGATCACGGAGCCGCGGGACGACCACGCGGCCCAGATCAGCGCGAAGTACGGCGTCGAGGCCGTGCCGGCCGACGTCGCCGTCACGCGCGCGGACACGGTGATCCTCGCGGTGAAGCCGCAGTCCATGAGCGCGCTGTTGCGCGAGGTGGCCCCCCTGGTCCGCGACGACCAACTCCTCGTGTCGATCGCGGCCGGGATCAGTACCGAGTCCGTGGAGCGGCACCTGTCCACCGCCGGACGCAAGGCCGCCGTCGTCCGCGCGATGCCGAACACGCCCGCCCTCGTCGGCCAGGGCATGACCGCGATCGCGGGGGGGACCCACGCCCTCGAGGAGCACCTGGACCAGGCCCGGCGGCTGCTGGAGACCGTGGGGGAGGTCGTCCGCGTCGCTGAGTCGAGCATGGACGCGGTCACCGCGCTGTCGGGCAGCGGCCCGGCGTACTTCTACCTCATGGTGGAGAGCATGGTCGACGCCGGTGTCCTGGAGGGCCTGCCCCGGGACACGGCCGAACGCCTCGTCGTCCAGACCATCAGTGGCGCCGCCGCCATGCTGCGGGAGTCCGGTGACGACGCCGTGGTGCTCCGGCGCAACGTCACCTCGCCGGCCGGGACCACCGCCGCGGCGCTCCGCGAGCTGGAACGCTCCGGGTTCCGGTCCGCCGTCGCCTCGGCGATAGAGGCCGCCCGTAATCGGGGGCACCAGCTCTCCCGAGAGTGA
- a CDS encoding class I SAM-dependent methyltransferase, giving the protein MDPDGVLTSAMREIRPWDAGHVVDIGCGTGFHLPLFAHTAYNVTGVEPHSALASAARTRVARMGNVAVHTGVAQELPVANASVDVAHARWAYFFGPGCEPGLAELRRVMRRGGVAFVIDNDASRSTFGSWFRRFLPDYRPDRVERFWGTQGFQRRSLDIRWQFESRADFESVVRIEFPPRLAAEIIAAHPGLGVDYAVNLWWREYP; this is encoded by the coding sequence GTGGATCCGGATGGTGTCCTGACGTCCGCCATGCGTGAGATCCGGCCATGGGACGCGGGACACGTCGTCGACATCGGCTGCGGGACAGGATTCCACCTCCCGTTGTTCGCGCACACCGCTTACAACGTCACCGGCGTGGAGCCGCATTCCGCGCTCGCGTCCGCCGCCCGAACCCGGGTCGCGCGGATGGGCAACGTCGCCGTCCATACTGGGGTCGCACAGGAACTCCCTGTGGCAAACGCCTCAGTCGACGTCGCCCACGCGCGATGGGCCTACTTCTTCGGTCCCGGCTGTGAACCGGGTTTGGCGGAACTACGACGCGTGATGCGCCGCGGCGGTGTCGCCTTCGTCATTGACAATGACGCGAGCCGCAGTACGTTCGGTTCCTGGTTTCGCCGATTCCTTCCGGACTATCGCCCGGACCGCGTGGAGCGATTCTGGGGCACCCAGGGATTCCAGCGCCGCTCACTGGACATTCGGTGGCAATTCGAGTCCCGGGCGGATTTCGAGTCGGTGGTCCGGATCGAGTTCCCGCCCAGGCTCGCGGCGGAGATCATCGCGGCGCATCCCGGCCTCGGCGTCGACTACGCCGTCAACCTGTGGTGGCGCGAGTACCCGTAG
- a CDS encoding ABC transporter ATP-binding protein has product MTGVWSDAVLRADELRVRLGGTEVLRGLSFEIPAGAVVGLLGPSGSGKTTVMRAVVGAQTIAGGWLSVLGRPAGDPALRRLIGYAAQTPAVYGDLTVRQNLRYFASVLRAPRGDVRRVLAEVALEDESGRRVDRLSGGQQTRVSLAVALLGTPRLLVLDEPTVGLDPVLREELWAIFRRLADRGNTLLVSSHVMDEAERCDRLLLLRGGELVAATTPDELRGATGRADMDSAFLALIRGNGGGNRRRPDGDEHGDRGGDLG; this is encoded by the coding sequence ATGACCGGCGTGTGGTCGGACGCGGTGCTCCGCGCCGACGAACTGCGGGTACGCCTCGGCGGAACCGAGGTCCTGCGCGGTCTGTCCTTCGAGATTCCCGCTGGTGCGGTGGTTGGCCTGCTGGGGCCGAGCGGTTCCGGCAAGACCACCGTGATGCGCGCCGTGGTCGGGGCCCAGACGATCGCCGGTGGCTGGTTGTCCGTGCTCGGACGTCCCGCGGGTGATCCCGCGTTGCGCCGGCTGATCGGATACGCCGCGCAGACACCGGCCGTGTACGGCGACCTCACCGTCCGGCAGAACCTGCGCTACTTCGCGTCGGTGCTCCGCGCGCCTCGGGGCGACGTGCGACGGGTTCTCGCAGAGGTGGCGCTGGAGGACGAGTCCGGGCGACGCGTCGACCGTCTCTCGGGTGGGCAGCAGACCCGAGTGAGCCTCGCCGTCGCCCTGTTGGGGACGCCACGGCTCCTGGTCCTGGACGAGCCCACGGTCGGGCTCGATCCGGTCCTGCGTGAGGAGCTGTGGGCCATCTTCCGACGCCTGGCGGACCGGGGCAACACGCTGCTGGTGTCCAGCCATGTCATGGACGAGGCCGAGCGGTGTGACCGGCTGCTGCTTCTGCGTGGCGGTGAGCTGGTCGCCGCGACGACCCCCGACGAGCTCCGCGGCGCCACCGGGCGTGCGGACATGGACTCGGCGTTCCTCGCCCTGATCCGCGGGAATGGCGGGGGGAATCGAAGGCGGCCGGACGGGGACGAGCACGGTGACCGGGGAGGCGACCTCGGATGA
- a CDS encoding DUF3105 domain-containing protein, with the protein MSFGRGAAPDGLATPHQNWSLVRAPWWRRVLPHRPLRWAAVLLLTAAVSGYFAVRELLPSSEPEFPLLAQGREEAGDIPGVQTFDIDSREHTDEPVDYPQDPPVGGPHTTEWLNCGIYPDEDGVVVESAVHAMEHGTVWITHQHDLPEEDLDALYAHYHPGAFVVISPMEGLGAPIVVSAWGKQLGLASATDTRLEEFLRRYERGPQTPGHGGPCTGGVGEPVIDPSGL; encoded by the coding sequence GTGTCCTTCGGCCGCGGCGCCGCCCCCGACGGGCTTGCGACGCCCCACCAGAACTGGAGCCTGGTACGCGCCCCGTGGTGGCGTCGTGTGCTTCCACACCGTCCGCTGCGTTGGGCGGCCGTTCTCCTGCTGACCGCGGCCGTTTCCGGGTACTTCGCGGTGCGCGAGCTGCTGCCCTCCTCCGAACCGGAGTTCCCACTGCTCGCTCAGGGGCGTGAGGAGGCCGGCGACATTCCCGGTGTGCAGACCTTCGATATCGACTCCCGGGAGCACACCGACGAGCCCGTGGACTATCCACAGGATCCACCCGTTGGCGGCCCGCACACCACGGAGTGGTTGAACTGCGGAATCTACCCAGACGAGGACGGTGTGGTGGTGGAGAGCGCGGTGCACGCGATGGAACACGGCACCGTGTGGATCACCCATCAGCACGACCTCCCCGAGGAGGACCTGGACGCGCTCTACGCCCACTACCACCCCGGCGCGTTCGTGGTGATCAGCCCGATGGAGGGCCTCGGTGCTCCGATCGTGGTCTCCGCGTGGGGCAAGCAGCTCGGCCTGGCCAGCGCGACCGACACCCGGCTGGAGGAGTTCCTTCGCCGGTACGAGCGTGGCCCGCAGACACCAGGGCACGGAGGTCCGTGTACTGGGGGAGTGGGCGAGCCGGTGATCGATCCCTCCGGCCTGTGA
- the radA gene encoding DNA repair protein RadA: MAKSAKTSYRCGECGWTTPRWVGRCPECQAWGSVEETGAPATGGVAPARVTAPAQPIEEIGVEAAHAIPTGMEELDRVLGGGIVPGGVLLLAGEPGVGKSTLLLEVAALCADAGPVLYVTGEESASQVRLRADRLGALSKSLYLAAEGDVATVLSHAEEIRPRLLIVDSVQTMSASSVVGTPGGVTQVREVATTLIRQAKARGIATVLVGHVTKDGGIAGPRVLEHLVDVVLQFEGDRHSRLRLLRAVKNRYGPTDDIGCFELTDSGLLGLPDPSGLFLTRRNDPVSGSCVTVTLEGRRPLIAEVQSLVAPTALPQPRRATSGLDASRVAMVMAVLERRAGLRIANTDVYAATVGGVRLGEPSVDLALALALASSVTDVALPRGIVAIGEVGLAGDVRAVSGVPRRLAEAARLGFTHAIVPRHSEAPVPGIQSIGVDDLRGALDRAISGATE, encoded by the coding sequence ATGGCGAAGTCGGCGAAGACCAGTTACCGGTGCGGGGAGTGCGGATGGACCACCCCGCGGTGGGTCGGGCGCTGCCCGGAGTGTCAGGCGTGGGGCAGCGTGGAGGAGACGGGCGCGCCGGCTACCGGCGGTGTCGCCCCGGCGCGCGTCACCGCCCCGGCGCAACCCATCGAGGAGATCGGGGTCGAGGCGGCGCACGCCATACCCACCGGCATGGAGGAACTGGACCGCGTCCTCGGTGGGGGAATCGTCCCCGGCGGGGTTCTGCTGCTCGCCGGCGAGCCGGGGGTCGGCAAGTCCACCCTGTTGCTGGAGGTCGCGGCCCTCTGTGCCGACGCGGGCCCCGTCCTGTACGTCACGGGTGAGGAGTCCGCCAGTCAGGTCCGTCTGCGCGCGGACCGGCTCGGGGCGTTGTCGAAGTCCCTGTACCTCGCCGCCGAGGGCGACGTGGCGACCGTGCTCAGCCACGCCGAGGAGATCCGCCCACGGCTCCTGATCGTGGACTCCGTGCAGACGATGAGCGCCAGTTCCGTCGTGGGCACGCCCGGTGGGGTCACCCAGGTCCGGGAGGTCGCCACCACGCTCATCCGTCAGGCCAAGGCGCGCGGAATCGCGACCGTCCTCGTCGGCCACGTCACCAAGGACGGAGGCATCGCGGGACCACGGGTACTCGAGCACCTCGTCGACGTGGTGCTGCAGTTCGAGGGAGATCGCCACTCCCGGCTCCGGCTCCTGCGGGCGGTGAAGAACCGCTACGGCCCGACCGACGACATCGGGTGCTTCGAACTGACCGACTCCGGCCTCCTCGGACTGCCCGACCCAAGCGGACTCTTCCTCACCCGACGCAACGACCCGGTCTCCGGATCGTGCGTCACCGTCACTCTGGAGGGGCGCCGCCCCCTCATCGCCGAGGTCCAGTCACTGGTCGCCCCGACCGCCCTGCCCCAGCCCCGGCGCGCGACGTCCGGACTGGACGCGTCCCGGGTGGCCATGGTGATGGCCGTGTTGGAACGACGCGCCGGCCTGCGCATCGCGAACACCGACGTCTACGCGGCGACCGTCGGCGGTGTCCGACTGGGGGAACCGTCCGTGGATCTCGCCCTGGCCCTGGCGCTGGCGAGCTCCGTCACCGACGTCGCCCTGCCCCGTGGCATCGTCGCCATCGGTGAGGTGGGCCTCGCCGGTGACGTCCGCGCGGTCAGCGGCGTCCCACGCCGGCTCGCCGAGGCGGCCCGGCTCGGCTTCACCCACGCCATCGTGCCCCGCCACAGTGAGGCGCCCGTCCCCGGCATCCAGTCCATCGGGGTGGACGATCTCCGCGGCGCCCTGGACCGCGCCATCTCCGGCGCCACCGAGTAG
- a CDS encoding HhH-GPD family protein, giving the protein MLVSEVMLQQTPVVRVLPAWRAWMDRWPEPSALAASPAGDAVRMWDRLGYPRRALNLHAAAVAIVERHSGEVPRDVTELRALPGVGQYTAAAVASFAYGQRHAILDTNVRRVLARLHSGVEYPPKTPKKEEYTLAERLLPEDPAVAARWGVAIMELGALVCTARAPRCADCPIARQCAWKSAGRPAHTGPPRRGQTYAGTDRQVRGRLLAVLRAAEGPVAKSALDDVWDRPVQRERALDALVADGLVDPRDDGTYALPG; this is encoded by the coding sequence GTGCTGGTCAGCGAGGTGATGCTGCAGCAGACACCGGTCGTGCGCGTCCTTCCCGCGTGGCGGGCGTGGATGGACCGTTGGCCGGAACCGTCCGCACTCGCCGCGTCCCCCGCCGGGGACGCCGTGCGCATGTGGGACCGGCTGGGCTATCCGCGCCGCGCGCTGAACCTGCACGCGGCGGCCGTCGCCATTGTCGAGCGGCACTCGGGGGAGGTGCCCCGAGACGTCACAGAACTCCGTGCCTTGCCGGGGGTGGGGCAGTACACGGCGGCGGCGGTGGCGAGCTTCGCCTACGGGCAGCGCCATGCCATTCTCGACACTAACGTACGCCGCGTTCTCGCGCGCCTACACAGCGGAGTTGAGTATCCGCCGAAAACCCCGAAGAAGGAGGAGTACACGCTCGCCGAGCGGCTACTTCCCGAGGATCCGGCGGTGGCGGCCCGCTGGGGCGTCGCCATCATGGAGTTGGGCGCGCTGGTCTGCACCGCGCGGGCGCCGCGGTGCGCCGACTGCCCCATCGCCCGGCAGTGCGCGTGGAAGTCGGCCGGACGCCCCGCGCACACGGGCCCACCCCGGCGGGGCCAGACGTACGCGGGCACCGACCGACAGGTGCGAGGACGACTGTTGGCCGTGCTTCGCGCCGCCGAGGGCCCCGTGGCGAAGTCGGCGTTGGACGACGTCTGGGACCGACCGGTCCAGCGGGAGCGGGCGTTGGACGCCCTGGTCGCCGACGGCCTCGTCGACCCCCGCGACGACGGGACCTACGCGCTTCCCGGTTAG
- a CDS encoding sugar phosphate isomerase/epimerase family protein — protein sequence MSPIQVPGAPVVLSTASVYPEKTPVAFEIAARLGYDGVEVLVSSDPVSQDVDMLRRLSDYHQVPVRAVHSPCLVVTQRVWGRDPWEKLLRSKEMAEALGAEVVVVHPAFRWQRDYAREFEAGVERMREETAVTFAVENMYPVRMRGKEVSPYAPDWNPLERDYPDITLDLSHTAMSGSDAMDMAKQLGDRLSHVHVADGLGGQNLDEHLIPGRGNQPCGELLEHLASKGYENQLVLEVNTRKAANREARELELAEALAFTRLHFAGAAQRPRRTPDGAGAAPDEDPHRTWRVSPDGTVVGAG from the coding sequence GTGAGCCCAATCCAGGTCCCGGGCGCCCCCGTGGTGTTGTCTACGGCGTCGGTCTATCCGGAGAAGACTCCGGTGGCCTTCGAGATCGCCGCACGCCTCGGTTACGACGGCGTGGAAGTCCTCGTGTCGTCCGACCCCGTGAGTCAGGACGTCGACATGTTGCGGCGCCTGTCGGACTACCACCAGGTGCCGGTGCGCGCTGTGCACTCGCCCTGTCTGGTGGTCACCCAGCGGGTGTGGGGGCGTGACCCGTGGGAGAAACTCTTACGTTCCAAGGAGATGGCGGAGGCGCTCGGCGCGGAGGTCGTCGTGGTCCATCCCGCCTTCCGCTGGCAGCGGGACTACGCCCGCGAGTTCGAGGCGGGCGTGGAACGAATGCGTGAGGAGACCGCCGTCACGTTCGCGGTCGAGAACATGTATCCGGTACGGATGCGGGGCAAGGAGGTCTCGCCCTACGCGCCGGACTGGAACCCGCTCGAGCGCGACTACCCCGACATCACCCTGGACCTGTCGCACACCGCGATGTCCGGTTCCGACGCAATGGACATGGCCAAGCAGCTCGGTGACCGACTGAGCCACGTCCACGTCGCCGACGGTCTGGGTGGACAGAACCTCGACGAGCACCTGATCCCCGGCCGCGGCAACCAGCCCTGCGGAGAACTGCTGGAACACCTGGCGTCCAAGGGGTACGAGAACCAGTTGGTGCTCGAGGTCAACACCCGCAAGGCCGCCAACCGTGAGGCCCGCGAGCTGGAACTGGCCGAGGCACTCGCCTTCACCCGACTGCACTTCGCGGGAGCCGCGCAACGCCCCCGCCGAACCCCCGACGGCGCCGGTGCCGCGCCCGACGAGGACCCGCACCGCACCTGGCGGGTGAGCCCCGACGGCACTGTCGTCGGCGCGGGCTGA